ATATGGTCGGCCATACCGGGCATTCCCGTCATTTCTCCGCTGCCTCGGTGCATACTCGAGTAATCCTGATTCATATGTTCGGCGTGCTGTTCATTGTTGCATGCCGTACCCAGAATTAAAAGTGAACATATCATAATCGTCAATACAGCTCTCATAAAGTACCTCCGTTCAGCTTTTTACATTCATCTTGCGTTTCAGAAATTGCGCGTTGATGGCGACAATCACTGTACTCAAACTCATTAATATCGCACCCAGGGCCGGACTGATGACAATCCCGGCGTGCAGCAGCACACCTGCAGCCAGGGGAATAGCCACCACATTGTAGCCGGTGGCCCAGACAAAGTTTTGAATCATTTTGTGATAGGTCGCTCTGCCGAACAGAACCAGAGAAGCGATATCTGCAGGATTGCTGTTCACAAGAATAATATCCGCGGTTTCCGCGGCAATATCGGTTCCTGATCCCACGGCAATGCCCACATCAGCTGTGGCCAGGGCCGGCGCGTCATTGATGCCGTCACCGGTCATGGCGACAAATTCACCGTTCTTTTGAAATTCCTTGACCTTTTCCAGTTTCTGGTCCGGCAGAATTCCGGCATAATAGCCATCCAGCCCCAGTTCCTCGCTGACGCTTTTGGCGACCTGTTCATTGTCGCCGGTCATCATCACTACTTTGAGTCCATTGTTCTTTAAGGTTTTGACCGCGTCATAGGATTCGCTGCGGATCTCATCCGCCATGGCGATGAATCCGGCCAGCTTACCGTCTATGGTTACAAATACCACGGTTTCCTGTTCGTTTTTATAAGCCTTGTCCGGGATATGCATATTTTTTTCTTTGATTGCTTCGGGACTGACCACGCGGATTTTCTTGTTTTCCACATCCGCTTCAATGCCTTTGCCGGTGATGGCGTTAAAGTTCTCGGCTTTGGGCAGCTTGATGTTCTTCCTGTTTGATTTTGTCCAGGATGCCGACCGCCAGGGGATGTTCGGATTGCGATTCCAGAGCGCCGGCCAGACGCAGGATGTCATTGTCCTTAACCTCATCATTCAGTGCCCCATAGCGGGTCACACCGAAATTGCCCCGGGTCAAAGTGCCGGTTTTGTCAAAGGCCAGCAGGGTGATTTTGCGTGAATTTTCAAATGCCGTGCGGTTGCGGATCAGCAGACCTTTTTGTGCCGAAATGGACGTGGAAATGGCCACCACCAGGGGGACGGCCAGTCCCAATGCGTGCGGACAGGTAATGACCATGACCGTCGCCATGCGTTCGAGCGCAAAGACAAACGGGCGGCCGAGCGCCAGCCAGGTTGCCAGCGTCCCGAATCCGATGGTGAGCGCAATGAGGGTCAGCCAGAAGGCGATGCGGTCGGCCAGATTCTGGGTTTTTGACTTTTTGCTCTGCGCCTCGCGTACCATATTGACCACCTTGGACAGGTAAGCGTCCTCGCCCACTTGTTTGACCCGGACCGTCAAGGAACCGTTGCCGTTGATGGTTCCGCCGATCACCTTGTCATCCTTAGCCTTTGTTGACCGGTTTGGATTCGCCGGTCACCATGGATTCGTTGACGTGACTCTTTCCCGTCGACGATCTCGCCGTCCACCGGGATTTTTTCACCGGGACGCACCAGTACCTGCTGACCGGCTTTTAGTTCATCCACGTTGACATCTGCGGTATCGCCGTTTTTGAGCAGATGCGCTTCTGACGGCATCATTTCTACCAGTTTCTGCAGAGAGCGGGAAGCGCCGAGCACGGATTTCATTTCAATCCAGTGTCCCAGCAGCATAATATCGATCAGGGTCACCAGTTCCCAGAAAAACGTGCTTCCGGATACGCCAAAGGTGGTTGCCGAACTGTAACCCCAGGCCACGGTAATGGCCACGCCGATCAGAGTCATCATGCCGGGTTGTTTATTCTTGAGTTCATCCGTTAGTCCGGTTAGAAACGGCCAGCCGCCGTAGAAAAAGACAACAGTGGACAATCCGAATAGAATATATCCGTCAATACCCGGTATGAACGTAAAGCTGAATCCCAGCAGACCCTGAATCATCGGCGACAGGATCAGAATGGGTACGGTAACGGCGAGCGAGATCCAGAACCGGCGGCGGAAATCGCGGATCATCATGGCGTGATGGCTGGTGTGGTCGTGGGAATCGTGATCATGAGCATGGCCGTTGTGATTGTGGCCCTGATGCTGATGTTTATGTGATTGTTCGTGATGGTTATGCATAGAGTTGGTTTCCTTTATTGCGTTTATTTTGTATTGTTATAACAATAATAAGGAGGGTGTTTATTCAAAAGTATACGATTATGGGGCGCAAAATATTCTGCGATAACCGCTTTTTTGTTCTGTTCTTTCAATGACCAAATCCAATCGGATGCGGGCTGTTTTGTCTTTTGGGTAAAAACCGGTTATGATTTTTTTGCAGAAAATGGCCATATACCGCCGCACATAGACGTGCGCGATGGAAACTATGCATTTGCGAGTCCGTGAAAATCAACAGCATCTGATTTTTCTCACCCGAATGCATATTTGTTAAAAAACATGCTTGACATTCTGATTGGTTCTTGTTAAAATGTTACTACATGTAATAACAAAATAATGTTGAGGACTCGATTTGGATATTAAAGTTCAAAAAATTGGAAACTCTAAGGGTATCCGGATTCCTAAAAAAGTCATTCATGCCTGTGAAATTTCTGATGTCGTGGAGCTTTATGTGACCGGCAAGACCATCACGATACAGGCGAAACGAAAACCCAGGGAAGGCTGGGCAAAGGCTGCCAAAGCAATGCATCAAAGAGGGGATGATAAATTGTTCCTGCCTGATGAACTCGATACGAACGTTCATTCTCCCTGGAAAAAGTAAATGCAATACGATATTTATCTTGTAAATCCTGAACCGAAATTCGGCAGTGAACCGGATAAACTCAGACCCTGCATCGTTGTTTCTCCGGATGAATTGAATCAATATTTGCAAACGGTGGTGATTGTACCGCTTACCTCTTCACTTTGCGATTGGCCGTTCAGAGCGCTCATTGAGTATGACGGTCGAAAATCAGATGCCTGTATTGATCAAATCCGGGTGATTGACAAACAGCGATTGATCAAAAGAAAAAGCCGTCTTTCGATCCAGGAGATTCAAAGCGTAAAAGATTTGATTCGCGAAACGTACGTTGACTAAAGGGCGGTCGTAAACCGAACGAGGAGTAGCAGTCTATCGTGCGGTTTAGGGGTATATCTGGCCGGTTCCCGAATTTCTATTTTTCGGGAAATCCCATCAAATCATTCTTTGAAAACGACCATTCCGGCGTGTATATGACGGTATCTGAATTTAATCTGTACCATGGACTGATGCTGTCATGCCTGTTATGCAATATCTGGATCTCCTGGGCCGGCATGTAGCTTTGCGCCAGCAGGTAGATGCGTTCACCCGTGCTTGCATGTTTGGCCATATCCACGACAATCACCGCATGTCCGGGCATGCCGCCCTGGATCAGCACATCGCCGATTTGCATCTTGTGAAACGCTACTGACTCTAATTCCCGGGACAGGGACAGGGTGCCGGCATACATGAAAATCAGCTGCATATACTGCCGGAAATCGTGATAGGTATTGGACGGGGCATAGCGGTTGTTCCAGCGGGTTGTATTGCCCTCAACGATCATGCGCCGGCCCTGCATCCATTCCGAATAATCGACTCGAAAACCGTTGGTGAAATTGAAATGGATGCTGTCATATTGCTGCTGCTGCCACAAATACTCCGCCCGCAGCCGCATCACCGCATCCGCGCATTGATGCAGGTCCTGATCCCCGATCGGCAGGTCCACAACCGCCACGTACACACCGTGATTCGGCTTGCTGCCACCGTCATAATATTTTGCCGGTGAGCCGTGCGCTTTGAGCGGTAATGTTCTGAGATATGCCGTGAACGAGTTTTCTGAAGCAGGACTGCGCCGGAATCCCTGCGGCGTCCGGATTCTGTTTTGAATAACAGCGCCGGTGGTATCGATGAGTGGATTTCCGGTATGGTCAGTCTGCCGGGTTTGCGGATGATCTGTCTGCGCTTCACAGCCGGTCAGGCAGAGGAATAGACCGGTGATGAGGATGTAATGGATTTGTTTCATCTGATAGATTATACCTGTGTTTGAGCCTTTTTGTTTCAGGGATTGCTTGTTGTTCTCGTGCTTTTCGTTTTCTCGTTCCGTCAGTCCCGTCCCCGCCACCTCGTTCCGTCAGTCCGCTTGCGGAATGCCATCTGGACACTCTGTGTCCAGTGCCTGATGCTTGAGGCATAAGCTTGCTGGTTGAGATTGTGCTTTAGCTCCTAAATGAGGCTCTTTCGGCAGTTGTTTGCCGGGACACAGAGTGTCCGTGCTGCATTCGCGGGCAGAGTGAGGGAACGATGAAAAAGATACGGACGAGTCCGTGAGGTACGCGGGCTGAGTGTCTGTCCTGCCGCGACGGTCACGGACGACGAACCTCGTCGTCCGACATCCCCGCGCCCTCGTTCCGCCAGTCCTTTGGCGGAACGCAGTTTGGACACTCTGTGTCCAGTGTCTGGTCCTTGAGGCAGAAGCTTGCCTTTAGAGATTGTGCTTTAGCTCACATACATTTGTCTTTGTCGGCAGTTGTTTGCCGGGACACAGAGTGTCCGTGCTGCATTCGCGGGCAGAGTGAGGGGGACGATGCGACGAGGATATACAACGTAAAAATGCGGTAATGATCCTTGTAAACATGTTCAGAATTAAATTGCTGAAAACTCGCCGTGTAGGTCCAGATGATGCGTCCGTCATCGTCGTAATAAATCAGTTCGCCGCTGTCGTTGGGGTCGATGCGGCTCAATGTACCGAGGAACACCTCATTGCGCTCATCGTGATAACATCATGCAGCCGTAAAGAAAAGGGCGCGGATGCGTCTGCATTCAGGATGTCCCACATTTTCTGCAGCAGTTGCGGAACCGTATCCTCGGGTTTCATGTGCCGGTAGATTTGACCCATCATGGGCTCTGTCGGCATCCGAACCGGAGGCGGGGCGTCAGCGCCTGAGTAAATCAGGATACCGCGGATATCCTCTGCTGTCCGCAAAGTATCCGACTGTTCAGCAGCCAGTTTCAGATTGCGCAGCAGTTTGGCGCTTTCCGGGTCGCGTTCTCTGAAAATTCGATACAGTCCCTGACGAGTGCGAGCGGTAACCAGCCGCCGCAAATGCAACAATGCGGTTTCTTGACAGTCTATCGGTTCTTGCAGTGATTGAAAGTAATGTTTCAATCGAATCAGACAATTGTGTTCATCGCGTTCGAACAAGTCGGCAACCGCATCCAGGGCAATGGATTCCAGCGCATGCTTTGTGTTGTCTTTGATATCAGTCAGATGCAGCCCCTGGCGTTGTTTGAATTTGAGATACGCGACGGACAGGCGCAGGACAATCTCAATGAGCGCCCTGAGTTCGGACCCGGTTAGATAGCCGCTGCGGCATTTTTGCCAGAGGTGAAAGAGGGAAACGTCTGTTTTCTGCATAGGAAAATGTTTTGATTGGTGCAATATACTGAAACATACTCAATTCAACCTTTACAAGCAAGTCCGGTTATTAAAAAAATGTCAATGTATCATTCTTTTATTGATTTCCATGCCTGAAATCACTAAAATAGACAGAATATCTATGAAAATCTATAAACTGTACATTCTATTGCTGTGCGTCTTGGTGGGAAAGTTCGGCTGCAATGAGCAGCCGGTGAATAACGGCGCTCCGGCCCTGTTGTCGTTGACGGTACGCAATGCGGATCAGGATCCGGTGGTGCATGCCCGGGCTCAGACCTCCGGGCAAAGCGCCTTGTCGGATTCAACCGGCCGCATTGATATGCACTGGCGTCCGGGCGGACGGTTCTTCATCTGACGGCGCCGGGATATCAGGACCGGACCGACACCCTGAGTTTACAGTCGGGGCGTAATACTATGGGATCAGTGACACTGGGGTCTCTGAATGATCTTTGGCTGGACTTTATGAAAACCGCAGATAATCCCGCTGACCAACAGCAGGTTTTGGAATTCTGCGGCTTTAGAGTGACGGAACAGGCAGCACACACCAATGGCCTGGCGCCGGCGCATGTGAACAGTATATATTTACTGCATCAGGACCGGACAGGCGTAACCGCCAATGAAATATATCAGGAACTTTTGTTGTACGGAATGGTTACTCGTCGGGGAGACGCGCTGGGCAAGGCGGAGTTTATAGATCTGCTGCAGGCGCTTTGCACTGCCGCTCAGCAGCATCCGGCGGCTCCGCATTCGTTATTGTATCAATATCTGCTGCTGGACGAGAACGGCGATATGAGCAAATCACCCCAGAGTATTGTGGCCTCGACATCGTTCACCCCGCTTCAAAGCGTCATGCTGCTCTCGGCTTTTTCTATCCTGGCGCACTCGCCGGTGACAGACTATCGGCCGTTTGCCCGTTCACTGCAGGCGGCTTTGAGTGAAAACTGGATGTCTGTGCCGGTGGACGCCGGTATCGATCAGGGAGAGTTTTCAGATGCTGTGACAGACCCTGCACCGGGATTGGCTGCGTTGCGGCTGGGACTGGAAATCGGTTCGGGGTTGTCCGCGCCCGCATCCGGTTTGAATGCCCAATATCTGCCGTTTACAGCCTCGGGTGCGCTGAATGAGGGAACGGCGCTGGGAAATCTGGCTGCTGCATTTCTGTATAAAATTCAAACCGGTCGTCTGGGACAGATGCTGAGTGCAAATGAACAGCAGGATCTGTATTTGAACCAAACCGGTGAGTTTACCTCGGAAACGGGCGCGCTCTCGATAATGCATCCGGCATCCGGTGATGTCTGGGCCATGGGTGACACGCTCGAGGTAACCTGGAATACGGGGATGCTGGGCGGTACGGTCCGGCTTGATTTATACAAAGGCGCTGAGCCGCTTGAAAATATTGTTGCTTCAACCGGGAATGACGGATATTTTGGCGACTATGTGCTGCCATTGAATTTGCAGACCGGCAATGATTACCGCGTCTATATCCGTCATCGTGAACAGCCCGGTTATTTCGATTTCGGGGACCGTTTTGTCATTCAACCGCAGTCCGATCTGCTTTCCATCACCGAACCCAACCGGTCAACGGTCTGGGTGCAGGGACAATCCCGGGCGCCGATCCGCTGGGATAGCCGATTTGCAGCAGGCAATGTATCCATTCTTTTGATTCGCGGCTCGAATTTCAAAACGATTGCCGCCAATACACCGAATGACGGCGAGTATTCAGAATTCACGGTTCCGGTCTCACAACCCCCGGCGGAAGATTACCGCATCCAGATTCAGCGTCTTGATGATCCGGCGATTTCTGACCAGAGTCCGTTGTTTGAGATACGCGCCTCTGAAGACACAGGGTTTCAAGTTACGCAACCGGACGCCTACAGTCGCTGGATGCCCGGCGAAACGGTTCAAATTGCCTGGCAGAGTCAGGGCAATCCCGGGGAAACGGTGAGGATTGCGCTGGTTTCACCCGAAAACCAGATTTTGGAAATCGCTGCTGAAACGGTCAACGACGGACAATTTTCCTACACGTTGCCTGATGACCTAAAAGCCGGAACCGGCTACCGTGTCCGGATTGCATCTGTTCGTTCTGAGGTGTATGCCTACAGTTCAGCGTTTGAGATTCTGGCGGCAGATCAGGGATATATCCGTGTGACACGTCCATCTGCAGAAAGCGTTTGGGTGCCCGGCAGCACAGTGGAATTTATCAAATGGTCGGCAACGGAGCATTCGGGATCACAGGTGCGGATTGTCCTGTACTGCGATGCTTCGCCTGTGCTGACTATTGCAGAATCCGCTCAAAACAGCGGGACCTTTGCGTTTTCCGTGCCTGCCGGACTCGCCGCAGGAGAAAATTATCGGGTGAGTGTTCAATCGCTGCAGAATGAGATTGCCGATACCAGTCCGGCCTTTACAGTTATTCCCGAAAGCAGTGGATTTTGGCAGACGTTTGAGTCAGATGCGGGAAACTGGCAACCGCTCCTTGAATCCGCAACCTGGCAGGTGGAGAATGGCGTTTATCAATGTACCAGCCATCCTCTGTCCGCTGCATCGGTTTACGATGCCGGTTTTTCGGGTTCGTTTACCTATCAGGCCGATATTGCATTCACATCGTCCTCAGCAGGCCTGGTTTTCTTTGTGAACGCAGAGGCGCAGGGGTATGCGTTCACCGTCAACCGCAGCAGTGAATTTTCTCTGTTCTATATTCATTCGGACGACAAGGCGGATACTCTGATGTCAAAATTCCGGCATCCTGCTGTGGCCATTGAACCCGGCAATAGCCTGAATCTGCGAATCGAATATAAAGCATCTGAGGAATTATTTTCTTTTTATGCTGATGAGCAGTGGCTGTTTTATGCCGGCGACAGTCGTTATACTGATGGAAAATTTGGTGTGTTTTCAGAGTGGTGTTTGGGTGAAAAATACAGCTTGTTTGATCATGTAAAGCTGTTGATTCGCCCGTAATTGAATGTTTCGAAATGTTTAGCGCAAGGGGGCTGGCAGATTCTGACAGAACAGAAACAGGACCTTTGCACTGCAGCCCTGTTTCTTCTGTTCTGCGCGACAGAGGCATTAAAAATAATCGGGTTGGTTGCCCGGTTTCCACTTTATATTGCATCCCACAGAGGGTTTTTGATCCTGACCGATGGGTTCGCCGGTCAACAGACGTTCGACGGCCAGACTCAGATCCTTGCCGGTTACCGGTTTGTCGTTTGCCGGTCGACTGTCGTCAAACTGTCCGCGATACACAAGTTTGTGATCGCTGTTGAATAAAAAGAAATCCGGTGTACAGGCCGCGCGGAATTGTTTTGCCACCTCCTGTGATTTATCCAACAGATAAGGAAAGGTAAATTTAAAAGTCTCTGCTACTTTTTTCATCTCTTCCGGTTTATCATTCGGATAGGCCTGATAATCATTGGACATGATTGTGACGACACGGACCCCGTTATCCTGATAGTCTTTGAGTCGTTCGGCAAGCACATTGATGATATTTTTAACATAGGGGCAGTGGTTGCAAATAAAAGCTATTAGCAGGGGTTGATTTTCAAAATCCCGATTCGAAACACGTTTGCCGTTCATGTCGGGCAATTGAAAATCCGGACAAGGTGTTCCCAGTTCTAACATGGTAGAAGGGGTGTGAGCCATAGAATTCTCCTTTACGTTGGTTTGAACATAAAACAGTATCATGTACTTGATACATTCCGAAATTTGAGAAAAAAATGCTGCTTTTTTTTACGATATAAAATGATATCTTTTAGTGGTCAAGCATGAAAGGAATATGTGGAATTTTTAATCACCGGAATTGTTCTTGGATTGTCCGCGGGCACCAGCCCCGGGCCGCTTTTTGCCCTGGTGGTAAGTGAATCCCTGCGCGGAACCACGGCTGACGGGATCAAAGTGGCGTTATCCCCGCTGATCACGGATGCGCCTATCATTCTGTTATGCTATTTTCTACTGCGTCAGATACAGGATCTGCCTCTGCTGTTGGGTGTGATCTCCTGCATCGGTGGTGTTTACGTCCTGTACCTGGGGATTCAGAGTTTGCGCGTACAGCCTGCAGCGTTTAAAGTGTCGGGGCGCCGCCGTACGGCCGCACTCTGGAAAGGTGTGGTGACCAACGCTGCCAGTCCGCATCCCTATCTGTTCTGGATCAGTGTCGGTACGCCTCTGATGATGCGAGCTCTGGAAACCGGGGCGTTGCATATTGTATTGTTTCTGGCCGGTTTTTACGTCTGCCTGGTCGGGGCCAAAACCATTCTGGCTGTCGTTTCCGGGCAGTCAAAGCGGTTTTTGAATGAAAGTATCCTTGTTCATGTGAATCGTGTGATGGGAGTTATCCTGATTGTGTTTTCTCTTTTGCTCTTTTATCAGGCTTTTCGATTTTTCCTGCAACTGTAATCGGATCAGGTTATCCTTTGATCACGGACAATGGTTTTAATTTGGCAACCTTGTTGGCAATACCCGCACCTGCGACCGCTTCCACCACCTGAGAGACGTCTTTATACGCGTCCGGCATTTCTTCAGCGACTGTTGAACGGCCGGTTGAGCGCAGATAGATGCCCCGGTCTGCGAGTTCGCGGGTGATATCGCGGCCGCGCGCCGCTTTTTTGGCTTTTGTGCGGCTCATCACACGTCCGGCTCCGTGACAGGCGGACCCGAACGTGTCCTGCATGGCCTGAGATGTACCCGTGAGCACATAGGAATAACGCCCCATGTCACCGGGGATAAGCACGGGCTGACCGATTTCGCGATAGTCCGCGGGTATTTCCGGATGCTGCGGCCCAAAGGCGCGCGTGGCGCCTTTACGGTGCACGCACAATTTCATAGATACCCCGTTCACCTGATGGGTTTCGATCTTGGCGATATTGTGAGCCACTTCATAGACCACACGGATTTCGGACCCGGCAATGCCCAGGGCTTGTTCGAATGCTTTTCGGACGCGGGAGGTGATCAGCTGCCGGTTGGCAAAGGCAAAATTAACAGCGCAGGCCATGGCAGATAGGTAATTCCGGCCTTCTGCGGACTGGATCGGAGCGCAGCACAACTGCCGGTCGGGCAGTTTGATCCCGTATTTTTGCGCCGCCTGCAGCATCACTTTGATAGCGTCGTCACAAACCTGGTGTCCGAATCCCCTTGATCCGGTGTGGATGAGCACCGTGACCTGATCTTTTTCCAGGCCCAGCACCTTTGCGGCATTTTCGTCGAACAGGGTTTGTACCGCGCCCACCTCTACGAAATGATTGCCGGAGCCCAGAGTGCCGACCTGATCACGACCGCGTTTCAGTGCCCGGTCACTGACCAGCTGCGGTTCGGCGCCGGCCATTTCGCCGTTTTCTTCTATTTTATCCAGATCCTGCGGAACGCCGTAGCCCTGTTCGACGCACCAGCGCGCGCCCTGTTTGAGCAGGTTTTTCTGTTCGCGGCCGGATAATTTGACGGATCCGGTTGATCCCAGACCACTGGGGATGCTTTTAAAAAGCTCATCGGTCAGGGATTTCAGGCGCGGTTTGATATCCTGAACCGAGAACGGGGTTTTCAATAGCCGAACCCCGCAGTTGATGTCATATCCCACACCGCCCGGCGAGATGACGCCGTTGTCCATATCAAACGCCGCTACACCACCGATCGGAAATCCATATCCCCAGTGAATATCCGGCATGGCCCAGGAATAATTGACAATTCCCGGCAGACATGCCACATTCATGGCCTGCTGCGGCGCATTATCCGACAGGATGTCATTCAACATGGATTCGGTTGCAATAATGCGCGCGGGTACGCGCATATCCCCGCTTGGGGGGAATTCAAAACAATAGTCATTGATTTTTTGGGGGGTCATATCAACTCGCAATTATTTTTTCTTCTGGACACAGCGAACCGGGCCTGGGTTTTTGATCTTTTTTTGACCCATGAGCTCGTTTGTGCCGTCAAAACTGATCTCACAATATACAATGAAGAACCACTCATTTCAACGCTTTTTCAATTCTTTATAAAAACAGATAAATGTATTGCTTTTCATCCGATTATTTTTTAAACTTTTGATAAAGCAAAGGTTGTTTGATTGGGAACAAATACGGTTTCGCTGTCGCCGATGTCGATCAGGAGAGACGTGTCGTAGAACAGCGCACCATGATCCCGCAATCTATCACAAGGAAACATTGAGAGGATATTATGTCAAAGACAATGCTGTTGAGCTTACTTGTTCTGGTTTTCAGTACGACTTTTGCACAGGAACCTGCTTACCAGCCGACAGCGGAAAATTTAGAGGCGCGCGAATGGTTTCAGGATGCAAAATTCGGATTGTTTGTACACTGGGGTGTTTATTCTGTGCTTGGAGACGGTGAATGGGTGATGCAGGTCCAATCTATTCCCAAAACCCCGTATGAAAAACTTGCTTCTTTTTTCAATCCCATTGACTTTGATCCGGCTGAATGGGTGGCTATGGTCAAAGACGCGGGAATGAAATACATCACCATCACCAGCAAGCATCATGACGGGTTCGGGATGTTTGATTCCGAGTTGACG
The candidate division KSB1 bacterium DNA segment above includes these coding regions:
- a CDS encoding AbrB/MazE/SpoVT family DNA-binding domain-containing protein, with the translated sequence MDIKVQKIGNSKGIRIPKKVIHACEISDVVELYVTGKTITIQAKRKPREGWAKAAKAMHQRGDDKLFLPDELDTNVHSPWKK
- a CDS encoding type II toxin-antitoxin system PemK/MazF family toxin, whose amino-acid sequence is MQYDIYLVNPEPKFGSEPDKLRPCIVVSPDELNQYLQTVVIVPLTSSLCDWPFRALIEYDGRKSDACIDQIRVIDKQRLIKRKSRLSIQEIQSVKDLIRETYVD
- a CDS encoding DUF4846 domain-containing protein; amino-acid sequence: MAGTGLTERENEKHENNKQSLKQKGSNTGIIYQMKQIHYILITGLFLCLTGCEAQTDHPQTRQTDHTGNPLIDTTGAVIQNRIRTPQGFRRSPASENSFTAYLRTLPLKAHGSPAKYYDGGSKPNHGVYVAVVDLPIGDQDLHQCADAVMRLRAEYLWQQQQYDSIHFNFTNGFRVDYSEWMQGRRMIVEGNTTRWNNRYAPSNTYHDFRQYMQLIFMYAGTLSLSRELESVAFHKMQIGDVLIQGGMPGHAVIVVDMAKHASTGERIYLLAQSYMPAQEIQILHNRHDSISPWYRLNSDTVIYTPEWSFSKNDLMGFPEK
- a CDS encoding Ser-Thr-rich GPI-anchored membrane family protein — protein: MGSVTLGSLNDLWLDFMKTADNPADQQQVLEFCGFRVTEQAAHTNGLAPAHVNSIYLLHQDRTGVTANEIYQELLLYGMVTRRGDALGKAEFIDLLQALCTAAQQHPAAPHSLLYQYLLLDENGDMSKSPQSIVASTSFTPLQSVMLLSAFSILAHSPVTDYRPFARSLQAALSENWMSVPVDAGIDQGEFSDAVTDPAPGLAALRLGLEIGSGLSAPASGLNAQYLPFTASGALNEGTALGNLAAAFLYKIQTGRLGQMLSANEQQDLYLNQTGEFTSETGALSIMHPASGDVWAMGDTLEVTWNTGMLGGTVRLDLYKGAEPLENIVASTGNDGYFGDYVLPLNLQTGNDYRVYIRHREQPGYFDFGDRFVIQPQSDLLSITEPNRSTVWVQGQSRAPIRWDSRFAAGNVSILLIRGSNFKTIAANTPNDGEYSEFTVPVSQPPAEDYRIQIQRLDDPAISDQSPLFEIRASEDTGFQVTQPDAYSRWMPGETVQIAWQSQGNPGETVRIALVSPENQILEIAAETVNDGQFSYTLPDDLKAGTGYRVRIASVRSEVYAYSSAFEILAADQGYIRVTRPSAESVWVPGSTVEFIKWSATEHSGSQVRIVLYCDASPVLTIAESAQNSGTFAFSVPAGLAAGENYRVSVQSLQNEIADTSPAFTVIPESSGFWQTFESDAGNWQPLLESATWQVENGVYQCTSHPLSAASVYDAGFSGSFTYQADIAFTSSSAGLVFFVNAEAQGYAFTVNRSSEFSLFYIHSDDKADTLMSKFRHPAVAIEPGNSLNLRIEYKASEELFSFYADEQWLFYAGDSRYTDGKFGVFSEWCLGEKYSLFDHVKLLIRP
- a CDS encoding thioredoxin family protein, with the translated sequence MAHTPSTMLELGTPCPDFQLPDMNGKRVSNRDFENQPLLIAFICNHCPYVKNIINVLAERLKDYQDNGVRVVTIMSNDYQAYPNDKPEEMKKVAETFKFTFPYLLDKSQEVAKQFRAACTPDFFLFNSDHKLVYRGQFDDSRPANDKPVTGKDLSLAVERLLTGEPIGQDQKPSVGCNIKWKPGNQPDYF
- a CDS encoding LysE family translocator; this translates as MEFLITGIVLGLSAGTSPGPLFALVVSESLRGTTADGIKVALSPLITDAPIILLCYFLLRQIQDLPLLLGVISCIGGVYVLYLGIQSLRVQPAAFKVSGRRRTAALWKGVVTNAASPHPYLFWISVGTPLMMRALETGALHIVLFLAGFYVCLVGAKTILAVVSGQSKRFLNESILVHVNRVMGVILIVFSLLLFYQAFRFFLQL
- a CDS encoding RtcB family protein — its product is MTPQKINDYCFEFPPSGDMRVPARIIATESMLNDILSDNAPQQAMNVACLPGIVNYSWAMPDIHWGYGFPIGGVAAFDMDNGVISPGGVGYDINCGVRLLKTPFSVQDIKPRLKSLTDELFKSIPSGLGSTGSVKLSGREQKNLLKQGARWCVEQGYGVPQDLDKIEENGEMAGAEPQLVSDRALKRGRDQVGTLGSGNHFVEVGAVQTLFDENAAKVLGLEKDQVTVLIHTGSRGFGHQVCDDAIKVMLQAAQKYGIKLPDRQLCCAPIQSAEGRNYLSAMACAVNFAFANRQLITSRVRKAFEQALGIAGSEIRVVYEVAHNIAKIETHQVNGVSMKLCVHRKGATRAFGPQHPEIPADYREIGQPVLIPGDMGRYSYVLTGTSQAMQDTFGSACHGAGRVMSRTKAKKAARGRDITRELADRGIYLRSTGRSTVAEEMPDAYKDVSQVVEAVAGAGIANKVAKLKPLSVIKG